The nucleotide window AGTATTGAAGGTTTAATTGAAGCTTCAAAAGAACTTTCTACCCCAGTGGTTAGTGGTAATGTTAGTTTTTACAATTCGTATTATGAAACATCAATTTTTCCTACGCCTGTGATCGGTATGATTGGGGAAATTAAAGATATAAAAAAAATAGTTAATTTAAAATTCAAGGATTGTGGTGATTTAGTATATTTAATTGGAAAAACAGATATCAATATTGATAAGATAGGTGGAAGTCTTTATTTAAAAGTTCTTGAAGGTTTTGTAGGTGGAGAAATCGACTTTGTAAACCCAATGTATGAAAGATATTTGCAAAACTTTATATTGGATCTAATAGAAAAAGGTATTTTAAAAAGTGTGCATGATGTTTCAAAAGGAGGTTTGCTCACTGCTTTGGCGGTGTCCTGTATATTGAGTAATCGTGGTTTTAAAGGTATTTTAGATACTTCCATAGAAGATCTTCTCGGAGAGAATCAAGGTAGGTTCATTGTATCTGTTAGTAGAAAAGATTCCTATACTTTTGAAGATATTGCTAAATCATCTAACATCAACGTTAAAAAATTGGGAGAGATAAAATCCAGTGATGACGGAATTGATATCGGCAGCGTTTGTTTTGATTTAAAAGAGCTTAGAAACATCTATTTTGGTAGTATTTCAAAAAGTGTGGAGGAATAATTAAATGTTGATGGAAAATTGTGGTTTGTTTGCCGCATATTCAAAGAGTGAAAAGTACAACGTAAGTGGCAGAATTGTTGAAGGTCTTTTGGCACTTCAACATAGAGGCCAAGAATCTGCAGGGATCTCTGTATCAGATGGCACTAAGATTACAACTTATAAGGGTAAAGGCGTAGTCAATAGAGTTTTCGGGGGCGGTGTATCAAAAAAAATTAACGGTTATTTTGGGATCGGGCACGTAAGATATTCAACGAAAGGTCTCTCTAATTTCACAAATGCTCAACCGCTTACTATAAAATATAAAAATGAATTTTTTTCCATAGCACACAACGGTCAAATAGAAAATGGCCCTGAATTGAAAGAGAAATACGAAGAGCAAGGCTCCATATTTATGACAACTTCAGATACTGAACTTTTTCCCCATCTTTTAGTTAATAAACTAAAAGGATCTCCTTCAAGTTGGAAAAGTGAAGAAATAGGTAAGTTAATTGCTGAAAATATATCTCCTTCTTACTCTCTACTTTTCCTTTTCAAAGATAAAATTATCGCTTTTAGAGATCCTTTTGGATACAGACCTTTAAGTATTTGTGAAACAGAAAATGGAATTTATGTAGCTTCAGAAGACAGCGCTTTCAAATTTTTCCCACTTAGAAACGCTAAAATTAGAGAAATAAAGCCCGGTGAATTAATTGAAATAAAGGATGGAAAGATTAAAAGTCATGTAATATCTTCGAATAGTCCTAAGAAGTTTTGCTTTTTTGAACATGTTTACTTCGCAAGGCCCGATTCAAATATATTTGGTGATAATGTGCACTTAATGCGTGAAAAATTAGGAGAATTATGTGCAAAAGAAAATTCTATCGATGCTGATATAGTCATTCCAGTAATGGATAGTGGCTTTTCTGCTGCTCTAGGATATTCAAAAGCATCTGGTATTCCGTTAGAAATGGGCTTAATGAGAAACAAGTATGTTGGAAGAACTTTTATCGACCCCGATTTGCAAGAAAGAAAGTTGGGAGTTAGACGTAAACTTTTACCTGTTAAAGAAGTTATAGATAACAAAAGAGTTATTTTAATTGATGATTCTATCGTCAGAGGAACAACGATGAAACATATCGTGAAGATGCTAAGGGAGAATGGTGCTAAACAAGTTCATATAGGAATAGCCTCTCCAATGGTTGTTAATGCATGCCATTGGGGGGTTGATATTCCTACGAAAGAAGAATTAATCTGCGCAACTAAAACGGTTGAAGAAATTAGAGAAATTCTTAATGCAGACTCTCTTAATTTTATTACTTTGGAGAATTTACTTGCTTCTTTAGGTGAAAATGGAAAGAATTATTGTTTTCACTGTTTTATAAAAGATTAAAATTTTTAAAATGGGTGGGCAGCTGGGCGAAGGGGAGCAAATTTCATAGAAGACACTATAACCAAAATTGGGAGGCAATTTATGTTTTATAAAAACTCTGGTGTAGATATAGACAA belongs to Petrotoga mexicana DSM 14811 and includes:
- the purF gene encoding amidophosphoribosyltransferase, with the protein product MLMENCGLFAAYSKSEKYNVSGRIVEGLLALQHRGQESAGISVSDGTKITTYKGKGVVNRVFGGGVSKKINGYFGIGHVRYSTKGLSNFTNAQPLTIKYKNEFFSIAHNGQIENGPELKEKYEEQGSIFMTTSDTELFPHLLVNKLKGSPSSWKSEEIGKLIAENISPSYSLLFLFKDKIIAFRDPFGYRPLSICETENGIYVASEDSAFKFFPLRNAKIREIKPGELIEIKDGKIKSHVISSNSPKKFCFFEHVYFARPDSNIFGDNVHLMREKLGELCAKENSIDADIVIPVMDSGFSAALGYSKASGIPLEMGLMRNKYVGRTFIDPDLQERKLGVRRKLLPVKEVIDNKRVILIDDSIVRGTTMKHIVKMLRENGAKQVHIGIASPMVVNACHWGVDIPTKEELICATKTVEEIREILNADSLNFITLENLLASLGENGKNYCFHCFIKD